One genomic segment of Pedobacter endophyticus includes these proteins:
- a CDS encoding SusC/RagA family TonB-linked outer membrane protein — protein sequence MKKLLQSLFILMFVAISAIAQERTITGTVTSSDDKLPIPGVSVRVKGTQVGAVTDANGRYSVNVPSGGTTLDFSYIGYVVQSKAIGSATTINVELVSDAQVLTDVVVTANAIKREKRTLGYSAPTITSEALEQSGSASALTAMVGRVPGMNISSSSNTPGSSTRIVFRGGTSIAGNNQALIVIDGVPVDNSSVIGGADSRSSVDFGNRANDIDPDDIESITPLLGPAAAALYGSRASNGAVQITTKSGKKGKTQITFNTSNTFSSILKLPDFQNEYGQGYATDYDGSVVNEYFNDSQENWSWGAPFNGAMQEWGQSIDGVRQSKPYSAQTDNVRNFFKTGFATDNNLSFSGGTDKSTFYLALNTLNSDGIFPGAQDVYDKYGVRFNGRTDFSDKFSAGISFNYNKINARQVAGGQNDNSVFDNVLQTPRDIPLDKLGDLNNKYNGFGYTDANGVLHADQYGYYGSYTLNPYYILQNFTNDDAINRITGNVNLEYKPLSWLTIQDRIGTDTYSERRRQLTPKFSFSPIDLTTNQGTHVSNGGYQIDQFNVTEIVNDLMATASHTFSEDFKGSLMVGHNIRQRTTSTNRTATNASAGLVVPDWYNLQNSNGPLNVITDNISQRRLVGVYADLNLAYKNYLFLEATARNDWSSTLPVQNNSFFYPSVSGSFVFSELIKPNNILSYGKVRASVAKVGNDTDPYQLLTTFSKGTILSGFGSTVFPFGNVAALQAGSTLGNPNLKPEITTAYELGTELSFLNNRIGLDFTYYQNKSKNQILAIPIPNSTGYGFSVVNVGEVQNKGIELTLKGTAVRSADWNIDLFGTYTRNRNLVVDLGDIDQVVLGGVSGMAIVAAEGRPYGEFYAVTNQTDAQGRTIVDAETGLPLPTATAQYLGSYNPKFQASWGANITFKKHWNLNVLFDTKQGNKLYSRTKDILAFVGVSEETGGQRFGLPFPNSVYLDADGNSVVNNSVFYNKQDYFPDLNPGVNIIDGSFVKLRSAGISYSFNKEQLKSLPFSAVSLGVFGNNLFIWTAKENKYVDPEVNSGGATNEQGFDYTAQPSVRNYGFNLRVTF from the coding sequence ATGAAAAAACTTTTACAAAGTTTGTTCATACTTATGTTCGTCGCAATTTCGGCGATAGCACAAGAAAGAACAATAACTGGTACAGTTACTTCTTCGGATGACAAATTGCCGATTCCAGGAGTAAGTGTAAGAGTTAAGGGCACCCAGGTTGGTGCTGTAACAGATGCAAATGGAAGGTATTCTGTAAATGTCCCTTCGGGCGGTACAACTTTAGATTTCTCGTACATTGGATATGTGGTGCAGAGCAAAGCAATTGGCTCAGCAACAACAATTAATGTGGAATTGGTATCAGATGCGCAGGTTTTAACAGACGTTGTTGTAACTGCAAATGCGATCAAGAGAGAGAAAAGAACCCTTGGTTATTCTGCACCGACGATTACTTCTGAAGCTTTAGAGCAAAGTGGTAGCGCCAGCGCACTTACTGCAATGGTGGGTCGTGTACCAGGTATGAACATTTCTTCTAGTTCAAATACACCGGGTAGTTCAACCAGGATTGTTTTCCGTGGTGGTACCTCAATTGCAGGTAACAACCAGGCGTTGATCGTTATTGATGGTGTTCCTGTAGATAACTCAAGTGTTATTGGTGGTGCCGATAGTCGCTCTAGTGTCGACTTTGGTAACAGGGCCAATGATATCGACCCTGATGATATTGAGAGCATTACTCCACTTTTGGGCCCGGCAGCGGCAGCGCTTTACGGTTCAAGAGCATCAAACGGTGCGGTTCAAATCACTACAAAATCAGGTAAAAAAGGTAAAACACAAATTACTTTCAATACCTCAAACACTTTCTCATCAATTCTTAAATTACCTGATTTCCAAAACGAATACGGACAAGGTTATGCCACTGATTATGATGGAAGTGTTGTAAATGAGTATTTTAATGATAGTCAGGAAAACTGGAGCTGGGGCGCACCTTTCAATGGCGCAATGCAAGAGTGGGGACAAAGTATAGACGGTGTCAGACAGTCTAAACCTTACTCGGCCCAAACAGACAATGTTAGAAATTTCTTTAAAACAGGTTTCGCAACAGATAATAACTTAAGTTTCTCTGGTGGTACTGATAAATCGACATTTTATCTTGCATTAAACACATTGAACTCAGATGGTATTTTCCCTGGAGCGCAAGATGTTTACGACAAATATGGAGTTAGATTTAACGGAAGAACCGATTTTAGCGATAAATTCAGCGCTGGTATATCATTCAACTACAATAAAATAAACGCCAGACAGGTTGCTGGTGGTCAGAATGACAACTCTGTTTTCGACAACGTTCTTCAAACCCCAAGAGATATTCCTTTGGATAAACTTGGCGATTTAAACAACAAGTATAACGGATTTGGTTATACTGATGCTAATGGCGTTCTTCATGCAGATCAATATGGTTATTATGGATCTTATACGTTAAACCCGTATTATATCCTTCAAAATTTCACCAATGATGATGCAATCAACCGGATAACAGGTAACGTGAACCTGGAATATAAGCCTTTATCATGGTTAACTATTCAAGATCGTATTGGTACCGATACTTATTCGGAGCGCAGAAGACAGTTAACTCCAAAGTTCTCATTCTCGCCAATTGATTTAACCACAAATCAAGGTACGCACGTTAGTAATGGTGGATATCAGATTGACCAGTTCAACGTAACTGAAATTGTGAACGATTTGATGGCTACAGCCTCACATACTTTTAGCGAAGACTTTAAAGGTTCATTAATGGTTGGTCATAACATCCGTCAAAGAACTACTTCTACAAACAGAACTGCAACTAATGCAAGTGCCGGTTTGGTAGTGCCAGATTGGTACAACCTTCAAAATAGTAATGGTCCGTTAAACGTTATTACCGATAACATCAGCCAAAGAAGACTTGTTGGTGTGTATGCCGATTTGAACTTAGCTTATAAAAACTATTTGTTCTTAGAAGCCACAGCACGTAACGACTGGTCTTCTACGCTACCTGTACAAAATAACTCGTTCTTTTACCCAAGTGTAAGCGGTTCATTTGTATTTAGCGAACTGATTAAGCCTAACAACATATTGAGTTATGGTAAAGTACGTGCAAGTGTTGCAAAAGTGGGTAACGATACAGATCCTTACCAGTTGTTAACTACTTTTTCAAAAGGTACAATTTTAAGTGGTTTTGGTAGTACTGTATTTCCTTTCGGAAACGTTGCTGCATTACAAGCCGGATCAACCCTTGGTAACCCGAACCTTAAGCCAGAAATTACAACTGCCTATGAGTTAGGTACAGAATTATCATTCCTTAACAACAGAATTGGTTTAGATTTTACTTATTACCAAAACAAATCTAAAAACCAAATTTTAGCTATTCCTATTCCTAACTCAACAGGTTATGGTTTTAGCGTGGTTAACGTTGGTGAAGTTCAAAACAAAGGTATCGAGTTAACCCTAAAAGGTACTGCTGTTAGATCAGCCGACTGGAATATCGATTTATTCGGTACTTACACCAGAAACCGCAACTTAGTTGTAGATCTTGGTGATATCGATCAGGTTGTTCTTGGTGGTGTAAGCGGTATGGCGATTGTTGCTGCCGAAGGAAGACCTTATGGCGAATTTTATGCAGTAACCAACCAAACAGATGCACAAGGACGTACAATTGTTGATGCTGAAACTGGTTTGCCATTGCCAACCGCAACTGCGCAATACTTAGGAAGTTACAATCCTAAATTTCAGGCATCATGGGGTGCAAACATTACATTCAAAAAGCACTGGAACTTAAACGTATTATTTGATACTAAACAAGGTAACAAGCTTTATTCAAGAACAAAAGATATTCTTGCCTTTGTTGGTGTTTCAGAAGAAACAGGCGGTCAAAGATTCGGTTTGCCATTCCCTAACTCAGTGTATTTAGATGCAGATGGCAACAGCGTTGTTAATAACAGCGTTTTCTACAACAAACAAGATTATTTTCCAGATTTAAATCCAGGTGTTAACATTATCGATGGATCATTTGTGAAATTGCGTAGTGCAGGTATCTCTTATTCATTCAACAAAGAGCAGCTTAAGTCGTTGCCTTTCAGTGCCGTATCGTTAGGTGTGTTTGGTAACAACTTATTTATCTGGACTGCTAAAGAAAATAAATACGTAGATCCAGAGGTTAACTCGGGTGGTGCAACAAATGAGCAAGGTTTCGATTACACCGCTCAGCCATCTGTTCGTAATTATGGATTTAATTTGAGAGTTACATTTTAA
- a CDS encoding SusD/RagB family nutrient-binding outer membrane lipoprotein gives MNQKYKFKTKQVLFTVLIAVAGLSGCKKFLDVNENPNNPDTASPNLLLPASQAATGQIMGNFFQIYGNFWAQYWTQNPTSSQYRTVDQYNPAATAFDRPWLILFRNALVNADLITKAQGSSLEYTKGIAYLMKAYTFQVATDAFGDIPVSQALQPEVYPAPSYDAQAVVYDSVFNYIDKGMALISVSNSSSPGAQDMVFQGNMANWKAFANTLKLKAYLRLAYVDPTKAAAGVRALYATNPTFLTVDASIKYLSTGGNENPLYNEMVGLSRTQNIVASTTAISHFDANSDPRVAKLYDLIPTDAAAKTERSIPQGSYNTNTGKTVSPPSALVGARASNSASATAPVKFISVAESYFLQAEAVQRGWTNGVGVVATLYTQGIQASFTALGAGDATAYIASAPDGAAALAANPLKAIITQKYYAMCGFQGFEAWTEWRRTGYPDFFTPSVAPILGIPRGSFPLRMAYPNTEATSNKNFPGIVTIDQPVWWDKN, from the coding sequence ATGAATCAAAAATATAAATTCAAAACTAAGCAAGTGCTGTTTACGGTCCTTATTGCCGTTGCAGGATTATCGGGCTGTAAAAAGTTTTTAGATGTAAATGAAAATCCGAATAACCCGGATACAGCATCTCCTAACTTGCTTTTACCAGCATCGCAGGCTGCAACTGGTCAAATTATGGGTAACTTCTTCCAGATTTACGGTAACTTTTGGGCGCAATACTGGACTCAAAACCCAACGTCGTCGCAGTACAGAACCGTAGATCAATACAACCCGGCTGCCACAGCATTCGATAGACCGTGGTTGATCTTATTCCGTAATGCGTTGGTAAATGCCGACTTAATTACTAAAGCGCAGGGCTCAAGTCTGGAGTATACCAAAGGCATAGCTTACTTAATGAAAGCTTATACTTTCCAGGTAGCTACAGATGCATTCGGCGATATTCCGGTTAGTCAGGCTTTACAGCCAGAGGTTTATCCGGCACCAAGCTACGATGCGCAGGCCGTAGTTTACGATAGCGTTTTTAATTATATCGATAAAGGAATGGCTTTGATAAGCGTTAGCAATTCATCTTCGCCAGGTGCTCAGGACATGGTGTTTCAGGGCAATATGGCCAACTGGAAAGCTTTTGCTAATACGTTAAAATTAAAGGCTTATTTAAGATTAGCTTATGTAGATCCAACCAAAGCTGCTGCAGGTGTTAGAGCATTGTACGCTACAAACCCAACATTTTTAACCGTTGATGCTTCAATTAAATATTTAAGCACTGGTGGTAACGAAAATCCATTGTATAATGAGATGGTAGGTTTAAGCAGAACTCAAAACATTGTTGCCAGCACCACAGCTATTAGCCATTTTGATGCGAACTCTGACCCTCGGGTAGCTAAGCTTTACGATTTAATTCCAACGGATGCCGCTGCCAAAACAGAGCGTTCAATTCCGCAAGGAAGCTACAACACCAATACTGGTAAAACGGTTTCTCCGCCATCAGCATTGGTTGGTGCACGGGCAAGCAATTCTGCTTCTGCTACAGCGCCTGTTAAATTTATCTCTGTTGCCGAAAGTTACTTTTTACAAGCCGAAGCAGTACAAAGAGGCTGGACTAACGGCGTAGGAGTTGTTGCTACACTTTATACTCAAGGTATACAAGCCAGCTTTACCGCTCTTGGTGCAGGCGATGCTACAGCTTACATTGCCAGCGCACCTGATGGGGCTGCGGCTTTAGCGGCAAACCCACTTAAGGCCATTATTACACAAAAATATTATGCAATGTGTGGTTTCCAGGGCTTTGAGGCTTGGACAGAATGGCGCAGAACAGGATATCCTGATTTCTTTACTCCATCTGTAGCACCAATATTAGGTATACCTAGAGGAAGCTTCCCGCTTCGTATGGCTTACCCAAATACCGAAGCTACATCAAACAAAAACTTCCCTGGTATTGTAACTATCGATCAGCCAGTTTGGTGGGATAAAAACTAA
- a CDS encoding DUF4834 family protein: MGLIKFIFIAILVLWIIRMLIRLILPMLFNNLASKMQQQAGGQGQQQQRRQSKPEGSISIDYMPPKQTGKTDKLGDFVDYEEVK, from the coding sequence ATGGGATTAATTAAATTCATTTTCATAGCAATTTTAGTACTTTGGATCATCAGAATGTTGATTCGACTGATACTGCCTATGCTATTTAATAACCTCGCCAGCAAAATGCAACAGCAAGCCGGCGGGCAAGGGCAACAACAACAGCGAAGACAATCGAAGCCTGAGGGATCTATTTCGATAGACTATATGCCGCCCAAACAAACGGGCAAAACCGATAAACTTGGCGACTTTGTTGATTACGAAGAGGTAAAATAG
- a CDS encoding YwbE family protein, with translation MNGQNRKDIYPGLEVGIILKKDQRSGNITYGIVKDLLTSSAFHSRGIKVRLEDGQIGRVAEIVEE, from the coding sequence ATGAACGGACAAAATAGAAAAGACATTTACCCAGGTTTAGAGGTGGGAATAATTTTGAAAAAGGATCAGCGAAGCGGAAATATAACGTATGGAATAGTGAAAGATTTGCTTACCTCCTCGGCATTTCATTCACGAGGAATAAAAGTGAGGTTAGAAGATGGTCAGATTGGCCGGGTTGCGGAAATTGTTGAAGAATAA
- a CDS encoding DUF3472 domain-containing protein: MKSFKLLSLIVLGSLSLHVQAQNQTGIIFPLGGNAYSSNQINDRDNSRTITNKGITNWTDSTEFITAFVRVAKPGTLSISMDDKVSIEGQATLGFTINNKTTSVNFDEKKPITGKIGEWNIKDTGYVVIKISGISKTKNQFPSITNLLLSGTAVDAKTAYVPNNEGGFFHWGRRGPSVHLNYLQPDNVNAEWYYNEITVPVGQDKIGSYFMACGFGEGYFGMQVNSDTYRHILFSVWSPFKTDDPKSIPESHKIKMLKKGTDVTAKDFGGEGSGGQSFLNFPWKAGNTYKFLLHGKPGNDSTTTYTAYFFTPETNSWRLIASFKRPITQTYLKRFHSFLENFSPEQGDKSRMGTYNNQWICDDKGNWMELTKARFTTDNTGMKGYRMDFAGGVINGSFYLKDGGFFNNYTVPKTIFSRPATGKKPEIDFSKLP; the protein is encoded by the coding sequence ATGAAATCGTTTAAACTTTTGTCGCTGATCGTACTCGGCTCCTTAAGCCTGCACGTCCAGGCTCAAAATCAAACAGGCATTATCTTTCCGCTCGGGGGAAATGCCTATAGTTCGAATCAAATAAACGATAGAGACAATTCCAGAACAATTACCAATAAAGGCATTACAAACTGGACTGATAGCACAGAGTTTATTACAGCTTTTGTAAGAGTTGCCAAACCGGGCACACTGAGTATTTCAATGGATGATAAAGTTAGTATTGAAGGACAAGCAACACTTGGTTTTACAATCAATAACAAAACTACATCTGTAAACTTCGACGAGAAAAAGCCAATAACCGGAAAAATTGGAGAGTGGAATATTAAAGATACCGGCTATGTTGTCATAAAAATTTCAGGAATTAGCAAAACTAAAAATCAGTTTCCTTCAATTACCAATTTACTTTTATCAGGAACGGCAGTTGATGCTAAAACGGCATATGTACCAAACAATGAGGGCGGTTTTTTCCACTGGGGAAGAAGAGGTCCATCGGTACATTTAAATTATTTGCAGCCAGATAATGTGAATGCTGAATGGTATTATAATGAAATTACTGTTCCCGTTGGACAAGATAAAATAGGTTCGTATTTCATGGCATGTGGCTTTGGTGAAGGGTATTTTGGCATGCAGGTAAATAGCGATACTTATCGCCACATTCTATTCTCAGTTTGGAGTCCTTTTAAGACGGATGATCCTAAAAGTATTCCAGAATCGCACAAAATAAAAATGCTTAAAAAAGGTACAGATGTTACTGCTAAAGATTTTGGTGGAGAAGGTTCTGGTGGACAAAGCTTTTTAAACTTCCCTTGGAAAGCAGGCAATACTTATAAGTTTTTATTGCATGGAAAACCGGGTAATGATAGTACAACAACTTACACAGCCTACTTTTTTACACCTGAAACAAATTCATGGCGTTTAATTGCAAGCTTTAAAAGACCGATAACACAAACCTATTTAAAACGTTTTCATTCCTTTTTAGAGAATTTTTCACCAGAACAGGGCGATAAATCCAGAATGGGAACATACAACAATCAATGGATTTGTGATGATAAAGGGAATTGGATGGAGTTAACCAAAGCCCGTTTTACTACAGATAATACTGGAATGAAAGGTTACCGGATGGATTTTGCGGGCGGCGTTATTAATGGTTCTTTCTATTTAAAAGATGGTGGATTTTTTAATAATTATACCGTTCCAAAAACTATTTTCAGCAGACCAGCAACAGGTAAAAAACCAGAGATAGATTTTAGTAAATTGCCTTAA
- the uvrB gene encoding excinuclease ABC subunit UvrB, whose amino-acid sequence MKFKITSEYQPTGDQPTAIKQLVDGVNANEHYQTLLGVTGSGKTFTVANVIEQTQKPTLILSHNKTLAAQLYGEFKNFFPENSVNYFVSYYDYYQPEAFIASSNTYIEKDLSINEEIEKLRLRTTSSLMSGRRDIIVVSSISCIYGMGNPEDFSRMVFRFGVGLRISRNAFLHSLVEILYSRTTTEFKRGTFRVKGDTVDIYPAYLDHAYRISFFGDDIEELSAIDPVSGKTLEKLEDMAIYPANLFVTPKDRFNQSIWGIQEELEIRKNQLIADRHLLEAKRLEERTNFDIEMMKELGYCSGIENYSRFFDGRQPGMRPFCLLDYFPDDYLMVIDESHVTVPQIRAMYGGDRSRKLSLVEYGFRLPAALDNRPLNFNEFEALAPQTIYVSATPAEYELEKSEGVVVEQVIRPTGLLDPVIEIRPAINQVDDLLDEIDLTIKDGGRVLVTTLTKRMAEELTKYLDRLNIKTRYIHSEIKTLERVEILRGLRLGEFDVLVGINLLREGLDLPEVTLVAILDADKEGFLRSEKSLIQTIGRAARNDRGRVIMYADSITESMEKTIDETNRRREKQIAYNLEHGITPKTVGKSREAILEQTSVLDFSQKASDNKARAYIENAEISIAADPIVQYMGKAELQRAIDNTRKDMQKAAKEMDFLQAAKLRDEMFALEKMYNEKFAK is encoded by the coding sequence ATGAAATTTAAAATCACCTCAGAATATCAACCGACGGGAGACCAGCCTACAGCGATAAAACAACTGGTTGACGGCGTAAATGCCAACGAACATTATCAAACTTTGCTGGGCGTAACCGGGTCGGGGAAAACCTTTACCGTAGCCAACGTTATTGAGCAAACGCAAAAGCCAACGCTCATTTTAAGCCATAATAAAACCCTCGCGGCACAGCTTTACGGGGAGTTTAAAAATTTCTTCCCCGAAAACTCCGTAAACTATTTCGTTTCTTATTACGATTATTACCAGCCTGAGGCCTTCATCGCCTCGAGCAATACTTACATAGAAAAGGATTTAAGCATCAACGAAGAAATCGAAAAGCTCCGTTTACGCACCACCTCCTCATTAATGAGTGGGCGACGCGACATCATTGTTGTTTCTTCTATTTCGTGTATTTATGGTATGGGAAACCCTGAAGACTTTTCGCGAATGGTGTTTCGTTTCGGCGTAGGCTTACGCATTTCCAGAAATGCCTTTCTACACAGCTTGGTTGAGATCTTGTATTCTCGCACAACAACCGAATTTAAGCGTGGGACATTTAGGGTGAAGGGTGATACGGTCGATATCTATCCTGCGTATTTAGATCATGCCTATCGGATCTCGTTTTTTGGGGATGATATCGAAGAACTTTCGGCCATTGATCCCGTGTCGGGAAAAACATTGGAAAAACTGGAAGACATGGCCATTTACCCTGCGAACCTTTTCGTAACCCCAAAAGATCGTTTTAACCAGTCCATTTGGGGCATTCAGGAGGAGTTGGAAATCAGGAAAAACCAGTTAATCGCCGATAGGCACTTACTTGAAGCCAAGCGTTTAGAGGAGAGGACGAATTTCGATATCGAGATGATGAAAGAACTCGGTTATTGTTCAGGTATTGAGAACTATTCGCGGTTTTTTGATGGACGACAGCCGGGAATGCGGCCTTTCTGTCTGCTTGATTATTTCCCTGACGACTATTTAATGGTAATCGATGAAAGTCATGTTACTGTGCCACAAATCAGGGCGATGTATGGCGGCGATAGATCGCGTAAATTATCGTTGGTTGAGTATGGTTTTCGCTTACCGGCTGCTTTAGATAACCGACCATTAAATTTTAACGAGTTTGAAGCGCTGGCACCGCAAACCATCTACGTTAGTGCAACGCCGGCCGAATATGAACTCGAAAAATCGGAAGGAGTTGTAGTTGAACAGGTGATCAGGCCCACGGGTTTGCTCGACCCGGTTATCGAGATCAGGCCAGCAATAAATCAGGTTGATGATCTGTTGGATGAAATAGACCTGACCATAAAAGATGGCGGACGCGTTTTAGTAACCACTTTAACGAAACGGATGGCCGAAGAGCTGACGAAGTATTTGGATCGATTAAACATTAAAACAAGGTACATCCATTCGGAAATAAAAACACTGGAGCGAGTCGAAATACTCAGGGGATTGCGCCTGGGAGAATTTGATGTTCTGGTAGGTATTAACTTGCTCCGTGAGGGGCTTGATCTGCCAGAAGTAACGTTAGTGGCCATTTTAGATGCCGATAAAGAAGGGTTCTTAAGGTCTGAAAAATCACTGATTCAAACCATTGGCCGTGCAGCACGAAACGACCGCGGGCGGGTAATTATGTATGCCGATTCGATTACAGAAAGCATGGAAAAAACCATCGATGAAACGAATCGACGTAGAGAAAAGCAAATTGCCTATAACCTTGAACATGGCATTACACCGAAGACGGTTGGAAAGTCTCGTGAGGCAATTCTGGAACAAACGTCAGTGCTCGATTTCTCGCAAAAGGCAAGTGATAACAAAGCCCGTGCTTATATTGAAAATGCAGAGATCAGCATTGCCGCCGATCCGATTGTACAGTACATGGGCAAAGCCGAATTGCAGCGGGCGATTGATAATACCAGAAAAGACATGCAAAAAGCAGCAAAAGAAATGGATTTTCTGCAAGCGGCAAAGCTACGCGACGAAATGTTCGCCCTCGAAAAAATGTATAATGAAAAGTTTGCCAAGTAG
- a CDS encoding ATP-binding protein codes for MFVNRRLQNSINLQLNKFPIVAVTGPRQSGKTTLLRKIFKNYRYVSLENIDMRTFASEDPNGFLKEYDENVILDEVQKVPPLFSYLQTKVDNSRKMGQYIISGSQNFHLLNNITQSLAGRVALFTLLPLDLEELKNANLLSDSYPKALFEGFYPAIFDREINPVVFYANYIKTYIEKDVTELLNIRDLKAFRTFLGLCAGRAGHLLNISALANDCDISQPTAKAWLSILESSYIIFLLQPYHENFNKRLVKSPKLYFYDSGLLSHLLGVRLESDIIESRYKGNLFENMILAEFLKQNYHKGQYEDCFFWQDSNANEIDILIKKHDKFELFEVKATETVSSKLFKQMDKFEELASPEKVEKTLIYGGLQNQNRSNYTVSSWRDISK; via the coding sequence ATGTTCGTAAATAGGCGTTTACAAAATTCAATCAATCTACAGTTGAATAAATTTCCAATCGTTGCCGTAACGGGGCCAAGGCAATCGGGTAAAACAACTTTATTGAGAAAGATTTTTAAAAATTATAGATATGTTTCTCTTGAAAATATCGATATGCGAACATTTGCTTCCGAAGACCCCAATGGATTTTTGAAAGAGTATGATGAAAATGTTATTCTTGATGAGGTACAAAAAGTTCCTCCATTGTTTTCGTATTTACAAACAAAAGTCGATAACAGCCGCAAAATGGGTCAATACATTATCTCTGGGTCTCAAAATTTTCATTTATTGAACAATATTACACAAAGTTTAGCAGGAAGAGTGGCCTTGTTTACGTTGTTGCCCTTAGATTTAGAAGAGTTGAAGAATGCAAATTTGCTAAGTGACAGTTACCCAAAAGCACTTTTTGAGGGCTTTTATCCGGCGATTTTCGACAGGGAAATAAACCCAGTAGTTTTTTATGCAAACTACATCAAAACTTATATTGAAAAGGACGTTACTGAATTATTGAATATAAGGGACTTAAAAGCTTTTAGAACCTTTTTAGGTTTGTGTGCAGGCCGGGCAGGCCATCTTTTAAATATAAGTGCGCTGGCTAATGATTGTGATATTTCGCAACCAACCGCAAAAGCATGGCTATCGATACTAGAGAGTAGCTATATTATTTTTCTTTTACAACCTTATCATGAGAACTTTAACAAGAGGTTAGTAAAGAGTCCTAAGTTATATTTTTATGACAGCGGATTACTTTCCCATCTTTTAGGAGTGAGATTAGAAAGCGATATTATAGAGAGTAGGTATAAAGGTAATTTGTTTGAAAATATGATTTTGGCAGAGTTTCTTAAACAGAACTACCATAAAGGCCAATACGAAGATTGTTTTTTTTGGCAAGATAGTAACGCGAACGAAATAGATATTCTGATAAAAAAACACGATAAATTCGAGCTTTTTGAAGTTAAAGCCACCGAAACGGTGTCGTCGAAATTATTTAAGCAAATGGATAAGTTTGAAGAATTGGCATCACCAGAGAAAGTTGAAAAGACCTTAATTTATGGTGGACTGCAAAATCAAAACAGAAGTAACTATACTGTCTCAAGTTGGCGCGACATCTCTAAATAA